Proteins found in one Cobetia sp. L2A1 genomic segment:
- a CDS encoding thiamine pyrophosphate-dependent enzyme, producing MSHTSGQNVAEIIVETLSEAGAKRCYGIVGDTINHFTDAIRRSEMDWVHVRHEEVGGFAAGGEAFMTGELACCAGSCGPGSTHFVNGLMESHRNGAPVVFIASQIETAQMGVGFPQDVDQKALFSQYSVFCEYLTNPENARRMISIAAQKALAEGGVAVLIVPGDLFPQKPKESLPWRAHRFSPVIRPSEPELEAVAEALNKSGKVTIYAGVGCQHARAEVMALAERLKAPVAWTSRAKDFIEPDNDHEVGMTGVFGLQGGYQAVAECDTLLLLGCSFAWSQFYPDKATVIQVDLDPGKIGLRHPVDLGVVGSVKDTCESLLTRIEPRDDADWLESCRKKHLEARDDDAVTSDDEHLIHPQEVTLALNRFATEDAIFTADCGSPMVWCLRHIRANGKRRTLPSLMHGTMANAYPQAIGISKAYPERQVIAMCGDGGLSMLMGDLLTLKQEKVPVKIVIFNNSTLGFVELEQKVDGLLDSYTDLENPDFSLVAQSLGLWGRRVEAKHELDEAVQALLAQDGPGILEVKVNRMELVMPPHIEAGQVASTALYSAKALLNGRMDDVVDLVRNNFTGR from the coding sequence ATGTCACATACCTCTGGACAGAACGTTGCGGAAATCATCGTCGAGACACTGAGCGAGGCCGGTGCCAAGCGTTGCTACGGCATCGTCGGCGATACCATCAACCATTTCACGGATGCCATCCGGCGCTCGGAGATGGATTGGGTGCACGTTCGCCATGAGGAGGTGGGGGGCTTCGCGGCAGGCGGGGAGGCCTTCATGACTGGTGAGCTGGCATGCTGTGCCGGCAGTTGCGGCCCTGGCAGCACTCACTTCGTCAATGGCCTGATGGAATCCCACCGCAATGGCGCGCCGGTTGTCTTCATCGCCTCTCAGATCGAGACGGCGCAGATGGGGGTCGGCTTTCCGCAGGATGTTGACCAGAAAGCACTGTTCTCCCAATACAGCGTATTCTGCGAATACCTGACCAACCCCGAGAATGCGCGCCGCATGATCTCGATCGCCGCTCAGAAGGCGCTGGCGGAAGGCGGTGTCGCGGTGCTGATCGTGCCGGGAGATCTCTTCCCGCAGAAGCCCAAGGAATCGTTGCCGTGGCGTGCGCACCGCTTCTCGCCGGTGATTCGCCCGAGTGAGCCAGAGCTGGAGGCTGTCGCCGAGGCGCTCAACAAGTCCGGCAAGGTGACGATCTACGCGGGGGTGGGCTGTCAGCATGCCCGTGCAGAAGTCATGGCACTGGCCGAAAGACTCAAGGCGCCAGTGGCGTGGACGTCACGTGCCAAGGATTTCATCGAGCCCGATAACGACCATGAAGTGGGCATGACCGGGGTGTTTGGTCTGCAAGGAGGGTATCAGGCGGTCGCGGAGTGCGACACGCTGTTGCTGCTCGGCTGCAGCTTTGCCTGGTCGCAGTTCTATCCTGACAAGGCCACCGTGATCCAGGTCGATCTCGATCCGGGCAAGATAGGCTTGCGGCATCCGGTCGATCTCGGCGTGGTCGGCAGCGTCAAGGACACCTGTGAGTCACTGCTGACGCGTATCGAGCCGCGTGATGACGCGGACTGGTTGGAGAGCTGCCGCAAGAAGCATCTGGAAGCGCGTGATGATGATGCTGTCACCTCGGATGACGAGCATCTTATCCATCCGCAGGAAGTCACGCTGGCACTGAATCGCTTCGCGACCGAAGATGCGATATTCACCGCCGACTGCGGCAGCCCGATGGTGTGGTGTCTGCGTCACATTCGTGCCAACGGCAAGCGCCGTACACTCCCGAGTCTGATGCATGGCACGATGGCCAATGCCTATCCGCAGGCCATCGGTATCAGCAAGGCGTATCCCGAACGCCAGGTGATCGCCATGTGCGGTGATGGGGGCCTATCGATGCTGATGGGAGACCTGCTGACCCTCAAGCAAGAAAAGGTGCCGGTCAAGATCGTCATCTTCAACAACAGCACGCTGGGCTTCGTCGAGCTTGAGCAGAAGGTCGATGGGCTGCTGGACAGCTACACCGATCTGGAAAATCCCGACTTCTCTCTCGTGGCGCAGTCACTGGGCCTGTGGGGGCGCCGCGTCGAAGCCAAGCACGAGCTGGACGAAGCCGTGCAGGCACTGCTCGCGCAGGACGGCCCCGGCATTCTCGAGGTCAAGGTCAACCGCATGGAACTGGTGATGCCACCGCATATCGAGGCTGGCCAGGTCGCGTCCACTGCACTGTATTCCGCCAAGGCGCTTCTCAATGGGCGCATGGATGATGTGGTGGATCTGGTGCGCAACAACTTCACCGGGCGCTGA
- a CDS encoding GntR family transcriptional regulator → MNDFSKLNRPDTLWSGVAEQIQGLIASGTLTPGMKLTEAYLSKALGVSRVPVREALRHLLSTGLLVSEPYKGVRVRHFDHAHLAQLYAYRAGLERMAFTILWPLRTSTLTDELARRHQVLSDAIARRDSEGAIIAELHLHGWCHEASGNEFLLADWERILPHLQCYFVLHQRAHQRPGPSREAHDRYLALATGSSLQDMLAHIDEHMHQGMNKVLELVE, encoded by the coding sequence ATGAATGACTTCAGCAAGCTGAATCGACCGGACACTCTCTGGTCCGGCGTGGCCGAGCAGATCCAGGGTCTCATCGCCTCGGGGACGCTCACGCCGGGCATGAAGCTCACTGAGGCCTATCTCTCCAAGGCACTCGGCGTCAGTCGAGTGCCAGTGCGTGAGGCGTTACGCCACCTTCTCAGCACTGGGCTTCTGGTCAGTGAACCCTATAAGGGCGTGCGTGTACGCCACTTCGATCATGCACATCTCGCACAGCTATATGCCTATCGTGCGGGGCTTGAGAGAATGGCCTTCACTATTCTCTGGCCACTCAGGACTTCAACGCTGACGGATGAGTTGGCCAGGCGTCATCAAGTGCTCAGTGATGCGATTGCGCGTCGAGACAGTGAAGGCGCGATCATTGCAGAGCTCCATCTGCATGGCTGGTGCCATGAAGCGTCCGGCAATGAGTTTCTGCTGGCGGACTGGGAGCGGATACTGCCGCATCTTCAATGCTACTTCGTGCTGCATCAGCGGGCGCACCAGCGCCCAGGCCCCTCACGTGAGGCCCATGATCGCTATCTCGCGCTGGCGACAGGTTCATCGCTGCAGGATATGCTCGCCCACATTGATGAGCATATGCATCAAGGCATGAACAAGGTGCTTGAACTGGTGGAATGA
- a CDS encoding aminotransferase class IV — translation MAMSTISSQAYVTDPRNDNVLIYVNGEYKKRNEATVSIFDSGFVLGDGIWEGMRLINGKLLALDAHIERLFEGANSIDMDLGMSRDDMIGIIRETLRVNDMHDGVHIRLMVTRGLKSTPNQDPRFVLEGPTVVVVAEYKKIDEARKQKGIKLFTSTFRCSTPDVFDLRLNSHSRLNFIQALIQALHAGADEALMLDTRGFVASCNSTNFFIVRKGEVWTSTGLCNFNGLTRKAVIDLAASNGLAVREKDFTLAEVYNADEAFVTGTLGGLTPVFAIDGRTIGTGEVGPVYQQLNAFYQGYLEEAK, via the coding sequence ATGGCCATGTCCACTATCAGTTCACAGGCGTATGTCACTGATCCGCGCAACGACAACGTCCTCATCTACGTCAATGGCGAGTACAAGAAACGTAATGAGGCGACGGTGTCCATTTTCGACAGTGGCTTCGTGCTGGGGGATGGAATCTGGGAGGGCATGCGCCTGATCAATGGCAAGTTGTTGGCCCTTGATGCGCATATCGAGCGGCTGTTCGAGGGCGCCAATTCCATTGATATGGATCTTGGCATGAGCCGTGATGACATGATCGGCATCATCCGCGAGACGCTGCGCGTCAACGACATGCACGATGGTGTGCACATTCGTTTGATGGTGACGCGTGGGCTCAAGAGCACGCCAAATCAAGACCCGCGCTTCGTGCTGGAAGGGCCGACGGTCGTGGTCGTGGCGGAATACAAGAAGATCGACGAGGCCCGCAAGCAGAAGGGCATCAAGCTGTTTACCTCGACCTTCCGTTGCAGCACCCCGGACGTCTTTGATCTGCGCTTGAATTCCCACAGTCGTCTCAACTTCATTCAGGCGCTGATTCAGGCATTGCATGCAGGGGCCGATGAGGCGCTGATGCTGGATACCCGAGGCTTCGTGGCCAGCTGCAACTCCACCAATTTCTTCATTGTGCGCAAGGGGGAAGTCTGGACCTCGACGGGGCTATGCAACTTCAATGGCCTGACCCGCAAGGCAGTGATCGATCTGGCCGCTAGCAATGGACTGGCCGTGCGCGAAAAGGACTTCACTTTGGCTGAAGTGTACAATGCCGATGAAGCTTTCGTGACAGGTACGCTGGGTGGTCTGACCCCCGTTTTTGCCATTGATGGCCGCACGATTGGAACGGGTGAGGTAGGGCCTGTCTATCAACAGCTGAACGCGTTCTATCAAGGCTATCTCGAGGAGGCGAAGTGA
- a CDS encoding NAD(P)H-dependent flavin oxidoreductase translates to MLEKMGLRWPIIQAPMAGVSTVQLAAEVSNAGGLGSIGIGATDAVGAFKMITELQALTDKLFNVNLFVHKAPTHDPAREAAWCEWLTPQFQAFDAEPPATLHALYTSFADDPDMLAMLLETRPPIISFHFGLPSHETINTLKGAGIFLLATATCLEEAREIERAGLDAIVAQGFEAGGHRGMFDPKASDTQLSTAALTRQLVHATHLPIIAAGGIMDGAGIAAALADGAMAAQLGTAFIACPESSADDAYRDALAGPAAHDTRMTSIVSGRPARILANRFANLMDDPSRPSMPDYPLTYAAGKALNAAAKTQQEHGFGAHWAGQGAPLARMMPAAQMVRVLGGELAAILEKT, encoded by the coding sequence ATGCTGGAGAAGATGGGATTACGGTGGCCGATCATTCAGGCTCCGATGGCAGGCGTCTCGACAGTGCAACTGGCAGCCGAGGTTTCGAATGCAGGCGGATTGGGCTCGATCGGTATAGGCGCGACGGACGCAGTCGGTGCGTTCAAGATGATCACTGAACTGCAAGCGCTTACCGACAAGCTCTTCAACGTCAATCTGTTCGTGCACAAGGCACCCACGCATGACCCTGCTCGCGAGGCTGCGTGGTGCGAGTGGCTGACGCCACAATTCCAGGCCTTCGACGCAGAACCACCTGCTACGCTTCACGCGCTCTATACCAGCTTTGCTGATGATCCTGACATGCTGGCGATGTTACTCGAGACCCGCCCGCCGATTATCAGCTTTCACTTCGGCCTGCCCTCTCACGAGACCATCAATACCCTGAAAGGCGCAGGGATATTTTTACTGGCGACAGCGACCTGCCTGGAGGAAGCCAGGGAGATTGAGCGGGCCGGCCTTGATGCTATCGTGGCGCAAGGGTTCGAGGCAGGAGGCCATCGCGGCATGTTTGATCCGAAAGCCTCGGATACCCAACTGAGCACTGCCGCACTGACAAGGCAGCTGGTACATGCCACGCACCTACCGATCATTGCCGCAGGCGGCATCATGGATGGTGCGGGCATTGCTGCCGCCCTAGCGGATGGAGCCATGGCAGCCCAACTCGGGACCGCCTTCATCGCCTGCCCGGAATCCAGCGCCGATGACGCCTATCGAGACGCACTCGCAGGGCCAGCAGCGCATGACACCCGTATGACCTCGATCGTATCAGGCCGCCCCGCGCGCATTCTCGCCAACCGATTCGCCAACCTGATGGATGACCCTTCACGACCCTCAATGCCGGATTACCCTCTCACCTACGCTGCCGGCAAGGCGCTCAACGCCGCCGCCAAAACGCAGCAAGAGCATGGATTTGGCGCGCACTGGGCCGGTCAAGGCGCCCCGCTAGCACGAATGATGCCAGCAGCTCAAATGGTGCGAGTATTGGGGGGAGAATTGGCTGCGATACTTGAAAAGACATGA
- a CDS encoding YjbH domain-containing protein: MTAYSLSTAHDRVQTAIRQLVYLSAGMLLIPSAHAGLLDGEQPVESRLSGLGLGQSDFGGVGLMQTPTARMQRAGSLAFSYTDVSPYRRYNVSLQPLEWLETGFRYTEITNRLYGEAIAGDRDYLDKGVDAKIRLWEESRYLPAVAVGLRDMGGTSLFGSEYLVASKRWYDFDFTLGLGWGYLGSRGDLNNPLGWASDNYNDRPTDTGGDEGGEFSLNSLFKGQMGIFGGVEWQTPWQPLVLMAELDGNDYQSEPQSNDQEQDSPINLGARLSMTDNLILKAGWERGNTAMLGVTFGVDLAGLSQAKLDTPPEPLVAKAPASNQLSWPELSREIQAQSGIRVDSLTREGTALIVSGESTRFRSTAQAEGRANRVLHNRVDDYFESFHYRLRSGGLDTREDVHARADIAKAGHDARQQLRYTHSVYALAATEPNDSKAEGAARYSDEKVLLENTGDRWSAGFSPGLNQNIGGPDGYLYQGYLKGSAAWRTDRHGWLSGSAQLTLFDNFDQYEYISDSKLQRVRSYIGRYIEETDVGIDNLQYTRTHQFGRNWYGMAYGGILEMMYAGVGGEVLYRPLGSPLAYGVDVNWVKQRAFNQQFGLRDYSTTTGHASIYWDTGYEDVLAKISLGRYLAKDLGMTLDISRGFANGARMGAWASFTDAGDDFGEGSFDKGFYIMLPLDAFFVHSSRDNVSLAWNPLTRDGGARLNRKYSLYDMTDYRDMDEYWQDFDSNVWK, from the coding sequence ATGACGGCTTATTCTTTATCCACTGCTCACGATCGAGTGCAGACCGCCATTCGTCAGCTCGTATATCTCAGTGCCGGCATGTTACTCATCCCGTCGGCTCATGCTGGGCTGTTGGATGGTGAGCAGCCGGTAGAAAGCCGTCTGAGTGGGCTGGGCCTGGGACAGTCGGACTTCGGCGGTGTCGGGCTGATGCAGACACCGACGGCGCGCATGCAGAGAGCGGGCAGCCTGGCGTTCTCCTATACCGATGTCTCGCCTTATCGACGCTACAACGTCAGCCTGCAGCCGCTGGAGTGGCTTGAGACTGGCTTCCGCTATACCGAAATCACCAACCGCCTGTATGGCGAGGCCATCGCGGGCGACCGTGATTACCTCGATAAAGGGGTCGATGCCAAGATTCGCCTGTGGGAAGAAAGCCGTTACCTCCCCGCCGTCGCCGTCGGCCTGCGTGACATGGGCGGTACCAGCCTGTTCGGTAGTGAATATCTGGTCGCCAGCAAGCGCTGGTATGACTTCGATTTCACACTGGGGCTTGGCTGGGGCTATCTGGGCTCGCGGGGGGATCTCAACAACCCGCTGGGCTGGGCAAGTGACAACTACAATGATCGTCCCACGGATACCGGTGGTGATGAGGGTGGTGAGTTCTCGCTCAACAGTCTGTTCAAGGGTCAGATGGGCATCTTCGGCGGTGTCGAATGGCAAACACCTTGGCAGCCGCTGGTACTGATGGCAGAGCTTGACGGCAATGACTACCAGAGTGAACCGCAGAGCAATGATCAGGAGCAGGACAGCCCGATCAACCTCGGCGCGCGCCTGAGCATGACCGACAACCTGATACTCAAGGCCGGCTGGGAGCGCGGCAATACTGCCATGCTCGGCGTCACCTTTGGGGTCGATCTCGCAGGACTGTCACAGGCCAAGCTGGATACACCGCCGGAGCCGCTTGTCGCCAAGGCGCCGGCGAGCAACCAGCTCAGCTGGCCTGAGCTCTCCCGAGAGATACAGGCGCAGTCCGGCATTCGCGTTGATAGCCTGACACGTGAAGGCACAGCGCTGATCGTCAGCGGTGAGAGCACGCGTTTCCGCTCGACGGCCCAGGCGGAAGGACGCGCCAATCGCGTACTGCATAATCGAGTGGATGACTACTTCGAGAGCTTCCACTACCGCTTGCGTTCCGGCGGGCTTGATACGCGCGAAGATGTTCACGCACGTGCTGACATTGCCAAGGCAGGCCACGATGCGCGCCAGCAGCTGCGCTATACCCACAGTGTCTATGCGCTGGCAGCGACCGAGCCCAATGACAGCAAGGCCGAGGGAGCAGCGCGCTATTCTGACGAGAAAGTGTTGCTGGAAAATACCGGCGACCGCTGGAGCGCCGGCTTCTCACCGGGGCTCAATCAGAACATCGGCGGCCCGGATGGCTATCTCTATCAGGGCTATCTGAAAGGCTCGGCAGCATGGCGAACCGACCGCCATGGCTGGCTGTCAGGCTCGGCCCAGCTGACGTTGTTCGACAACTTCGATCAGTATGAGTACATCTCGGATTCGAAGCTGCAGCGAGTTCGCTCGTACATCGGCCGCTACATCGAGGAAACCGATGTGGGTATCGATAACCTGCAGTACACGCGCACCCATCAATTCGGGCGCAACTGGTACGGCATGGCGTACGGCGGCATTCTCGAGATGATGTATGCCGGTGTCGGCGGCGAGGTGCTCTATCGTCCGCTGGGTTCACCGCTGGCCTATGGCGTGGACGTCAATTGGGTGAAGCAGCGCGCTTTCAATCAACAATTCGGACTGCGTGACTACTCGACCACCACCGGCCATGCCAGTATCTACTGGGACACCGGCTATGAAGATGTATTGGCCAAGATCAGTCTCGGCCGCTATCTCGCCAAGGATCTCGGCATGACACTCGATATCTCGCGTGGCTTCGCCAATGGCGCACGCATGGGTGCCTGGGCCTCCTTCACCGATGCCGGTGATGACTTCGGCGAAGGCAGCTTCGACAAGGGCTTCTACATCATGCTGCCGCTGGATGCCTTCTTCGTGCACTCCAGTCGCGACAATGTCAGCCTCGCCTGGAATCCGCTGACGCGTGATGGTGGCGCGCGCCTCAATCGCAAGTACAGCCTGTATGACATGACGGACTACCGCGACATGGATGAGTACTGGCAGGACTTCGACTCCAACGTCTGGAAGTAA
- the nhaC gene encoding Na+/H+ antiporter NhaC, translating into MTTENHSTPELKGVALSGIFLAFCLLMSSVLLLKVPVALALFAAWFLLMLCGWILKVPYPSLQAGLMNGIMRGMEGVLIITCVGAVVGSWIAGGIVPTVIYYGLSLVHPGTFLPIAFLACALTSLVTGTSFASVGTVGVAMMGVGAGFEIPLPYVAGAVISGAYVGDAISPLSDTTILSSSLCDVPLIDHVRSMAWVGLPAGVIVLGGFYLLGMDSAVSSQAMQSAQVMLSDLDTLFVISPMLLLPLLITLGLLMARKPAIPVIAIGAFLGVLCSWWVQGATPLEAAMSLYQGYTQTLEGSTIGGILSRGGIQSMLPVVVIVIFALGLGGLMESLGVIRSVGNRLSKMVKGDVSLTVITITCGFFGSVFGGAAYVSLFTASAMTRDLYEKQDIERRVLSRNCEAGGTLSCPMIPWTSGAVFMAATTGVATLDYLPYMFYHFAFMAGCLISAMTGLAFWKGRRTLHSAHSTPLSQEA; encoded by the coding sequence ATGACCACTGAAAACCACTCCACACCGGAGTTGAAAGGTGTAGCGCTATCCGGAATTTTTCTGGCGTTTTGCTTGTTGATGTCTAGCGTACTGCTACTCAAGGTGCCGGTGGCGTTGGCGTTGTTCGCTGCCTGGTTCCTGCTGATGCTGTGTGGCTGGATCTTGAAGGTACCGTATCCGAGCCTGCAGGCCGGCTTGATGAACGGCATCATGCGCGGCATGGAAGGCGTGCTGATCATCACCTGTGTCGGGGCGGTGGTGGGTTCCTGGATCGCTGGTGGCATCGTGCCGACGGTCATCTATTACGGCTTGAGTCTTGTCCACCCCGGCACCTTCCTGCCCATCGCCTTTCTCGCCTGTGCACTGACCAGCCTGGTGACAGGCACCTCGTTTGCCTCGGTGGGGACGGTAGGGGTCGCGATGATGGGTGTCGGTGCAGGTTTCGAGATTCCGCTGCCCTATGTGGCTGGGGCCGTGATTTCCGGCGCCTATGTCGGTGATGCCATCTCTCCGCTGTCGGATACCACCATACTGTCGTCCTCTCTCTGCGATGTGCCGCTGATCGATCATGTTCGTTCCATGGCTTGGGTGGGTCTGCCGGCCGGTGTGATCGTGCTGGGCGGCTTCTACCTGCTGGGCATGGATTCCGCGGTTTCAAGCCAGGCCATGCAGTCTGCGCAGGTGATGCTGAGCGATCTGGACACCTTGTTCGTGATCAGCCCGATGCTGCTGTTGCCGCTACTGATCACCCTTGGTCTGTTGATGGCGCGCAAGCCTGCCATTCCGGTGATCGCAATAGGGGCCTTTCTCGGTGTGCTGTGTTCCTGGTGGGTGCAGGGCGCAACGCCACTCGAGGCTGCCATGTCGCTGTATCAGGGCTACACCCAGACACTGGAAGGTTCCACGATTGGTGGCATTCTCAGCCGTGGGGGTATCCAGTCCATGTTGCCGGTGGTAGTCATCGTCATCTTTGCTCTCGGGCTGGGTGGCTTGATGGAGAGCCTCGGCGTCATTCGCTCGGTGGGCAATCGGCTGTCAAAAATGGTCAAGGGGGATGTGAGCCTTACCGTCATCACCATCACTTGCGGATTCTTCGGGTCCGTCTTCGGTGGGGCCGCCTATGTCTCGTTGTTCACGGCCTCTGCGATGACACGCGATCTCTATGAGAAGCAGGATATCGAGCGCCGGGTGCTTTCCCGCAATTGTGAGGCCGGCGGCACGCTGTCCTGCCCGATGATTCCCTGGACCAGCGGCGCTGTGTTCATGGCTGCCACTACTGGCGTAGCGACCCTCGATTACCTCCCTTACATGTTTTATCACTTCGCCTTCATGGCCGGCTGTCTCATCAGCGCCATGACTGGGCTTGCGTTCTGGAAGGGTCGCCGCACTCTCCATTCCGCCCATTCCACCCCTCTTTCTCAGGAAGCTTGA
- a CDS encoding FadR/GntR family transcriptional regulator gives MNQTPFAFEKALKNQTKKEVLADKLIEMILSGLLRDGDELPSERELAQLFEVSRETVRGGLSLLIGYGLINVSHGSKSRVCASETVIDNFRNHPARQQGDQLNNLDIESVFESRIVVESAIARRAARHIDEAGLKKLDALLEAQSQHFDSPVNFQLSDQNFHHVIAEYSRNEILIRYADELYTYALNIRRQVMTESGSIKRSYEEHVRIVEALRAGDPDAAERAMLSHIDSVYYTTRDKMKR, from the coding sequence ATGAACCAGACGCCTTTCGCCTTTGAGAAAGCGCTCAAGAATCAGACCAAGAAAGAAGTCCTGGCCGACAAGCTGATCGAGATGATCCTTTCCGGGCTATTGCGCGATGGTGATGAGTTGCCCAGTGAACGAGAGCTGGCGCAGCTGTTTGAAGTCAGCCGTGAAACGGTCAGGGGAGGGTTGTCCTTACTGATCGGCTATGGGTTGATCAATGTCTCGCATGGCAGCAAGTCTCGCGTGTGCGCCAGTGAGACGGTGATCGACAATTTCCGCAACCATCCGGCTCGCCAACAAGGGGATCAGCTCAACAATCTGGATATTGAAAGCGTGTTTGAGAGTCGCATCGTGGTGGAGTCGGCCATCGCGCGCCGCGCCGCGCGCCATATTGATGAAGCCGGATTGAAGAAGCTGGACGCCTTGCTTGAGGCTCAGTCGCAGCACTTCGACTCACCAGTCAATTTTCAGCTATCGGATCAGAACTTCCATCATGTCATCGCGGAATATTCACGTAATGAAATCCTGATCCGTTATGCCGATGAGCTTTATACCTACGCCTTGAACATCCGCCGCCAGGTCATGACGGAAAGCGGTTCAATCAAGCGCAGTTACGAGGAACATGTGCGGATCGTCGAGGCATTGCGTGCCGGTGATCCTGATGCTGCCGAGCGTGCGATGCTCTCGCACATCGACAGCGTGTATTACACCACTCGTGACAAGATGAAGCGCTGA
- a CDS encoding 4-hydroxythreonine-4-phosphate dehydrogenase PdxA: MSATHPVIALTLGDPAGIGPELIARLIAEREQFTGTHSVLVGDSWLWEQGQRHAGLFADLPQVASFTEARAHEGLSMMAVDSVEKGDVTLAQESAACGASTLAVLTRCIEAAQSGQVDAICFAPLNKLSMKKGGLAYEDELHFFAEKLGVSGYFCEFNTLGTLWTSRISSHIPLKDAASYVTQERVIAASQLIHDTLKLAGFNTPRIAVAAFNPHGGEGGTCGREEIEVIAPAIAKCRAQGYPIEGPFPADTIFIKARDGEYDAIVTMYHDQGQIAIKLLGFKSGVTVQGGLPIPITTPAHGTAFDIAGQGKADVGPTRNAFAIAKRMGTNLRALRLETAAV, from the coding sequence ATGTCCGCAACACATCCCGTCATTGCCCTGACCCTTGGTGACCCTGCCGGTATCGGCCCTGAATTGATCGCTCGCCTGATTGCCGAACGCGAGCAGTTCACCGGAACCCATAGCGTCCTGGTCGGAGATTCATGGCTATGGGAGCAGGGGCAACGCCACGCGGGGCTTTTTGCCGATCTGCCGCAAGTGGCGAGCTTCACGGAAGCCCGCGCACATGAAGGCCTGAGCATGATGGCCGTGGACAGCGTGGAAAAGGGCGACGTGACCCTCGCCCAGGAAAGCGCCGCCTGCGGGGCTTCTACTCTGGCGGTGCTGACACGCTGCATCGAGGCCGCTCAGTCGGGTCAGGTCGATGCCATCTGCTTTGCCCCGCTCAACAAGCTGTCCATGAAGAAAGGCGGTCTGGCTTACGAAGATGAGTTGCACTTCTTCGCGGAAAAACTCGGCGTCAGCGGCTATTTCTGCGAATTCAACACCCTGGGCACACTATGGACGTCACGCATCTCATCGCACATTCCGCTGAAGGATGCCGCAAGCTACGTCACACAGGAGCGAGTCATTGCTGCCAGCCAACTAATCCATGACACGCTCAAGTTGGCAGGTTTCAACACTCCCCGTATCGCGGTAGCCGCCTTCAACCCCCACGGCGGTGAAGGAGGGACCTGTGGTCGTGAGGAGATTGAGGTCATCGCTCCCGCCATTGCCAAGTGTCGCGCTCAAGGCTATCCCATCGAAGGCCCCTTCCCGGCTGACACCATTTTCATCAAGGCCCGCGACGGTGAGTACGACGCCATCGTGACCATGTATCACGATCAGGGCCAGATCGCGATCAAGCTGCTGGGCTTCAAGTCAGGCGTCACCGTTCAAGGGGGTTTGCCTATCCCTATCACCACCCCCGCCCACGGCACAGCCTTCGATATTGCCGGCCAAGGCAAGGCGGATGTAGGGCCCACACGCAATGCTTTCGCGATTGCCAAACGCATGGGCACCAACCTGCGTGCACTGCGTCTCGAGACTGCCGCTGTCTGA